In Erigeron canadensis isolate Cc75 chromosome 8, C_canadensis_v1, whole genome shotgun sequence, the DNA window GCTAAGTCAGTAACCACTACACTACATTGTATCTGCTGTAACATTTATAGAAGTGTTGAAAGTATGTTGATGTATATGGCTAAGTCTAGCCAAATGGGCAGTTTCTCAATGAAAACCCATTAGATCCTGCTGTCTGCTATCATTGAATGGTATATAGGATATGGGACTAATAGTAAAGCACTTCTTATTTGGCAATTCTCATGGGAGTATGCTGTATTTGTCCCTCTGTTTTCACGCTGTGTATATTGGTAGcaatttgttatttttgttgTCTGCACTAGTGATAATAACATTATGTAAATGTCGTTTGTGCAGGTTGATGAAGATGTGCAAAGACATGATGCACTCcttaaagttgtaaaaaatGCACCTTCTGAGATTGGTGACATTGTTGCTAGGCGACGTAAAGATTTTACTCAGGAGTTCTTTATGCATCTTCACGCAGTTGCAGAATCTTACCATGATAATGAGGTAGAACAAAATGGTGAGACTTGATTCATACTGATTCCACTGAATCCGTTATTATTGATCattttattgtgtttttaatagtTGTCTTGCTAAtacataaaatttattttatttttcttatatggtCAGCAATTGCAAAAGTTGGGAACACTTGCTTGGCTGCTGTAGAAGCTTATGATACTGCAACAGAAAGCATCGAAGCAATAAACGCTGCAGAGTTGAAATTTCAGGATATTATTAATTCTCCTTCAGTTGATGCTGCTTGTAGGAAGATCGATAGTTTGGCTGAGAAAAATCAACTAGATTCTGCATTGGTTCTGATGATTACTAAAGCCTGGTCAGCTGCAAAGGAGACAAACATGGCAAAAGAcgaggtaaatatatgatgtatTTATGATATATCACTGAAGCCAAATGCCACTATATTAGACGAAAGACAGTGATGTCTTGATCAAGTTTTTGTGCAGTTGTTTATACAGTTACACTTATGTGGTAATcagaaattaaatgaaaaaagatgTTGACTTTTGGTCAGTGGGCGAATTTTCTTTGAATATCCTTAGATTTTATCTTGTTTGGAGTAATTTGATAGATTCTTTGCCGTAAATTATGACAGGTCAAAGACATATTATATCATTTGTACATGACAGCAAGAGGTAATCTTCAAAGGCTTATGCCAAAGGAGGTCCGGATTGTCAAGTATCTTCTTACTATTGAAGATCCCGAAAGGATGCGATGTGCATTAAATGATGCTTTTACTCCTGGTGATGAGCTTGAAGGAAAGGATTTTGATAACTTATATACGTATGAAGTCCATGACTCTGACATTTCCTTTATCTTCTTATAAACCCTCTATTCCTGTTATAATGATCCAATATGATAGGCTAGCTATCAAAAACAGACTTGTGATAACAAATGGGCTAATCGTTCAAAGGATTAAGAGTCACCCAAAAATATCTTTTGTGCATGCGACtcattatattgttttattctagttgtaataattttgtttatttttctttcaaatggACAGTGTTTATAGTGTCGACCTGATATGGCCCGTCTAGGCCCTAAGGTTCATATTAAGGATGACAAGTTTTGACCTATAACACAATCTGCTTGACCTTCCCATCCTGTCCACTGAAATTCCTAGTTTAATACTGGCCATACGTCATAATGCCCGACTTTTCAAACCATTATGTTTGAGTTTTCATTGTGAAGgctatcaatttttttaaaatgcagTTGAAGAACATTACAGCTTGCAATAATGAATAATTTAGGTGTGGAAATATCTAGCAACGATAAGTCGATAAGTATTATCAGATTGATGGAAAGCCACTCATTTGTTGCATAATATTGTTATGGCATGATACAGAAGGTCAATAACTTGAGATTGATATGCTTTTGCAGGACACCTGAGAAACTGCATACTTGGATCAAGGCAGTAGTCAATGCTTACCACTTCAGTAGAGATGGGACACTCTTAAAGGAAGCCCGAGATCTGATGAACCCTAAAATCATCCAAAAAATGGAAGAACTGGAGAAGTTAATCCGAGATAACTTCATGTAAACATGATCAAGTCTTGTTTGGCTTCTCGATCATGGGACTTGAATATTGAACTAGTTGCATATAAGTTTTTGTACCTTATGGGGAGCGGTTCTTAGAATGGAAGGATATATTGACTACGGTGGCTAAGAAGTGAAAAAACGATAACAGAATCACTGTTCCTGGAAAGCCAAAATTATTTGTAGAATATATAGTAACATGGCAATAGTTGTAAATTTTTGGAGTAGCTAAATGACATCTATGCCACATTTGCACCTTGTACACAATTTTTACCCTTGGTCATTCAACGTAATATTACTGTAGGGCTggtgacattttgttttttcaacAGTTAGAAAAGGTGATTATTTCAACATGTTTCTTCATCATAGCATAATCAGAACCATATTGATATCATAGCATAATACACTATTATTT includes these proteins:
- the LOC122578117 gene encoding uncharacterized protein At4g37920, which produces MELILSSSSLNSSSLMTSSSSSCNIQSSSSTINNRIHFFPKSCFSLGLKSTTERLQLSRLRVEAVVGDATAVPNDSATDCKTVDEQGRDDSAKVDDSDDPKMVRICDKLIEVFMVDKPNPGDWRRLLAFSKEWNTIRPHFFERCQERADKEDDPGMKHKLLRLGRKLKEVDEDVQRHDALLKVVKNAPSEIGDIVARRRKDFTQEFFMHLHAVAESYHDNEVEQNAIAKVGNTCLAAVEAYDTATESIEAINAAELKFQDIINSPSVDAACRKIDSLAEKNQLDSALVLMITKAWSAAKETNMAKDEVKDILYHLYMTARGNLQRLMPKEVRIVKYLLTIEDPERMRCALNDAFTPGDELEGKDFDNLYTTPEKLHTWIKAVVNAYHFSRDGTLLKEARDLMNPKIIQKMEELEKLIRDNFM